A window of Streptomyces sp. SAI-127 contains these coding sequences:
- a CDS encoding RNA polymerase sigma factor SigF, which yields MTDGLINEEVALTVSASTAPPQEAPQEAAPRSRGADTRALTQVLFGQLKGLQPGTPEHSRVRAALIEANLPLVRYAAARFRSRNEPMEDVIQVGTIGLINAIDRFDPDRGVQFPTFAMPTVVGEIKRYFRDNVRTVHVPRRLHELWVQVNGATEDLTTAFGRTPTTSEIAERLRITEDEVLSCIEAGRSYHATSLEAAQEGDGLPGLLDRLGYEDPALDGVEHRDLVRHLLVQLPEREQRILLLRYYSNLTQSQISAELGVSQMHVSRLLARSFQRLRSANRIDA from the coding sequence TTGACGGATGGGTTGATCAACGAAGAGGTGGCGTTGACCGTGTCGGCCAGTACCGCGCCTCCCCAGGAGGCACCCCAGGAGGCCGCTCCACGTAGCCGCGGCGCCGACACCCGGGCGCTCACCCAGGTGCTCTTCGGCCAGTTGAAGGGGCTTCAGCCGGGCACGCCGGAGCACAGCCGGGTGCGGGCGGCCCTCATCGAGGCCAACCTCCCGCTCGTGCGCTACGCGGCCGCCCGCTTCCGCTCCCGGAACGAGCCGATGGAGGACGTGATCCAGGTCGGCACCATCGGGCTCATCAACGCGATCGACCGCTTCGACCCGGACCGGGGCGTGCAGTTCCCGACCTTCGCGATGCCGACCGTCGTCGGCGAGATCAAGCGGTACTTCCGCGACAACGTCCGTACGGTCCACGTCCCGCGCCGGCTGCACGAGCTGTGGGTGCAGGTCAACGGCGCGACGGAGGACCTGACGACCGCCTTCGGCCGGACCCCGACGACCTCCGAGATCGCCGAGCGGCTGCGCATCACCGAGGACGAGGTGCTGTCCTGCATCGAGGCCGGACGGTCGTACCACGCCACCTCGCTCGAGGCGGCCCAGGAGGGCGACGGACTGCCGGGCCTGCTCGACCGGCTCGGCTACGAGGACCCGGCGCTGGACGGCGTGGAGCACCGCGACCTGGTCCGCCATCTGCTCGTCCAACTCCCGGAACGGGAACAGCGAATCCTGCTGCTGCGCTACTACAGCAATCTCACCCAGTCGCAAATCAGCGCGGAACTCGGCGTCTCGCAGATGCACGTTTCGAGGCTACTCGCGCGTAGCTTCCAGCGGCTGCGATCCGCCAATCGGATCGACGCTTAG
- the tadA gene encoding tRNA adenosine(34) deaminase TadA has product MRLALEEAGKAGADVPVGAVVLSPDGTTVLAAGHNEREAGGDPTAHAEVLAIRRAAAELGEWRLAGCTLVVTLEPCTMCAGAIVQSRVDRVVYGARDEKAGAAGSLWDVVRDRRLNHRPEVIEGVLAEECAGLLTEFFRER; this is encoded by the coding sequence ATGCGGCTCGCCCTGGAGGAGGCCGGCAAGGCAGGCGCGGATGTGCCGGTGGGCGCCGTCGTACTGTCTCCGGACGGTACGACCGTGCTCGCGGCCGGCCACAACGAACGCGAGGCCGGCGGCGACCCGACCGCGCACGCGGAGGTCCTCGCCATCAGGAGGGCGGCGGCGGAGCTCGGCGAGTGGCGGCTGGCCGGCTGCACGCTTGTCGTCACGCTGGAGCCCTGCACGATGTGCGCGGGCGCGATCGTCCAGTCCCGGGTGGACCGGGTGGTCTACGGCGCCCGGGACGAGAAGGCGGGCGCGGCCGGTTCACTGTGGGACGTCGTCCGCGACCGGCGCCTCAACCACCGGCCCGAAGTCATCGAAGGTGTCCTCGCGGAGGAGTGCGCCGGACTCCTCACGGAGTTCTTCCGCGAGCGCTGA
- a CDS encoding LytR C-terminal domain-containing protein, whose translation MSMLTPPGMGRKYRITGDKYPRMRRPRRRGRLVLGVVASVAALSLVGWGTLQLIDVFTGGGDEASAVGSKGDCTTKAGASPSASVAPLPKPGQITVNVLNATARGGLAKKTADELKKRGFKIGDVGNATATYDKKVKGTGVLLGPSSALKTSLPVLATQLASAETRTDTRKGAEVDLIIGTAFKNLTSKVAADKALAALSAPEPTASKKSC comes from the coding sequence ATGAGCATGCTGACGCCCCCCGGCATGGGCCGTAAGTACCGGATCACGGGCGACAAGTACCCCCGGATGCGTCGGCCCCGGCGGCGCGGCAGGCTCGTGCTCGGCGTGGTGGCCTCCGTCGCCGCGCTGAGCCTGGTCGGCTGGGGCACGCTCCAGCTCATCGACGTGTTCACGGGCGGTGGGGACGAGGCCTCCGCGGTCGGCTCCAAGGGGGACTGCACGACGAAGGCCGGCGCGTCCCCCTCCGCCTCCGTGGCCCCTCTCCCCAAGCCGGGCCAGATCACCGTCAACGTCCTGAACGCCACGGCTCGCGGTGGGCTCGCCAAGAAGACGGCGGACGAACTGAAGAAGCGGGGCTTCAAGATCGGCGACGTGGGCAACGCGACGGCGACCTACGACAAGAAGGTCAAGGGCACGGGGGTACTGCTCGGTCCGTCGTCCGCGCTCAAGACCTCACTGCCGGTCCTCGCGACGCAGCTGGCCTCCGCCGAGACCCGCACGGACACCCGCAAGGGCGCCGAGGTCGACCTGATCATCGGGACGGCCTTCAAGAACCTGACCAGCAAGGTGGCAGCGGACAAGGCCCTGGCCGCGCTGAGCGCACCCGAGCCGACGGCGTCGAAGAAGAGCTGCTGA
- a CDS encoding RNA polymerase sigma factor SigF, translated as MSADQGSSKVLTLMKSEAEPVLDDITAVEAAPAPVLPTPPTVSGAIDTRTLSRSLFLRLAALDENSPERAYVRDTLIELNLPLVRYAAARFRSRNEPMEDIVQVGTIGLIKAIDRFDCERGVEFPTFAMPTVVGEIKRFFRDTSWSVRVPRRLQELRLALTKASDDLSQKLDRSPTVAELASVLGVSEEDVVDGLAVGNAYTASSLDSPAPEDDGGEGSLADRLGYEDTALEGVEYRESLKPLLAKLPPRERQIIMLRFFANMTQSQIGEEVGISQMHVSRLLTRTLAQLREGLISD; from the coding sequence ATGTCCGCAGATCAGGGCAGCTCGAAGGTGCTTACGCTCATGAAGAGCGAGGCCGAGCCAGTGCTCGACGACATCACGGCCGTCGAGGCCGCACCGGCCCCGGTCCTCCCGACTCCCCCGACGGTGTCCGGAGCCATCGACACCCGCACCCTGTCCCGCTCCCTCTTCCTGCGGCTCGCCGCACTCGACGAGAACAGCCCGGAGCGTGCCTACGTCCGGGACACCCTCATCGAACTCAACCTCCCGCTGGTGCGCTACGCGGCGGCCCGCTTCCGCTCGCGCAACGAGCCGATGGAGGACATCGTCCAGGTCGGCACCATCGGCCTCATCAAGGCGATCGACCGCTTCGACTGCGAACGCGGCGTGGAGTTCCCGACGTTCGCGATGCCGACCGTCGTCGGTGAGATCAAGCGGTTCTTCCGCGACACCTCGTGGTCGGTGCGCGTCCCGCGCCGCCTCCAGGAGCTGCGGCTGGCCCTCACCAAGGCCAGCGACGACCTCTCCCAGAAGCTGGACCGCTCCCCGACGGTGGCCGAACTCGCCTCCGTGCTGGGCGTGTCCGAGGAGGACGTCGTCGACGGCCTCGCGGTCGGCAACGCCTACACCGCCTCCTCGCTGGACTCCCCGGCCCCGGAGGACGACGGCGGCGAGGGCTCCCTCGCGGACCGCCTCGGCTACGAGGACACGGCTCTGGAGGGCGTCGAGTACCGGGAGTCCCTGAAGCCGCTGCTGGCCAAACTCCCGCCCCGTGAGCGGCAGATCATCATGCTGCGCTTCTTCGCCAACATGACGCAGTCACAGATCGGCGAGGAGGTCGGCATCTCCCAGATGCACGTCTCGCGCCTGCTGACCCGCACGCTGGCACAGCTGCGCGAGGGCCTCATCTCGGACTGA
- a CDS encoding type II toxin-antitoxin system VapB family antitoxin has product MIFKRIGNGRPYPDHGRESTRQWADVAPRPVRLDQLVTTKGQLDLETLLAEDSTFYGDLFAHVVKWQGDLYLEDGLHRAVRAALQQRQVLHARVLELD; this is encoded by the coding sequence GTGATCTTCAAGCGCATCGGAAACGGCCGGCCGTACCCCGACCACGGCCGGGAAAGCACCCGGCAGTGGGCGGACGTCGCACCGCGCCCGGTCCGCCTCGATCAGCTGGTGACGACCAAGGGCCAGCTCGATCTGGAGACCCTGCTCGCCGAGGACTCGACGTTCTACGGCGACCTGTTCGCGCACGTCGTGAAATGGCAGGGTGACCTGTACCTGGAGGACGGGCTGCACCGCGCGGTGCGGGCGGCGCTCCAGCAGCGACAGGTGCTGCACGCGCGTGTGCTCGAACTGGACTGA
- a CDS encoding HdeD family acid-resistance protein, with translation MTEFDDRFNDRKVHAGRPPGVSPHAPEPPLEGPLHTLAQAAWQVVLLTGAASLILGVLVLVWPDASLLVAGVLFGVYLLISGVFQLVAAFGTHRTTALRVLAFISGALSILLGLFCLRGPMRSILLLALWIGIGWLIRGITQTLAAASDRSMPARGWQILLGVLTFAAGIVLIDSPFESVAVLTLVGGIWLVVVGVVEIITALTIRTRAREVPRTL, from the coding sequence ATGACCGAGTTCGACGACCGCTTCAACGACCGCAAGGTCCACGCGGGCCGCCCGCCGGGCGTCTCGCCGCACGCGCCCGAACCGCCCCTCGAGGGGCCCTTGCACACCCTCGCCCAGGCCGCCTGGCAGGTCGTCCTGCTCACCGGCGCCGCCTCCCTGATCCTCGGCGTTCTGGTCCTGGTCTGGCCCGACGCCTCCCTGCTCGTGGCCGGTGTCCTCTTCGGCGTCTACCTCCTGATCAGCGGTGTCTTCCAGCTGGTCGCGGCCTTCGGCACCCACAGAACGACGGCCCTGCGCGTCCTGGCCTTCATCAGCGGCGCTCTGTCGATCCTGCTGGGCCTGTTCTGTCTGCGCGGCCCGATGCGGTCGATCCTGCTGCTCGCCCTGTGGATCGGCATCGGCTGGCTGATCCGCGGCATCACCCAGACCCTGGCCGCCGCGTCCGACCGGTCGATGCCGGCCCGCGGCTGGCAGATCCTCCTCGGCGTCCTCACCTTCGCCGCCGGGATCGTGCTGATCGACTCCCCCTTCGAATCGGTCGCCGTGCTCACCCTGGTGGGCGGCATCTGGCTGGTCGTCGTCGGCGTCGTCGAGATCATCACCGCGCTCACCATCCGCACCCGGGCCCGAGAGGTGCCGCGCACGCTGTGA
- a CDS encoding Dabb family protein, whose product MIRHLVLFKLDEGVERDDPRVVAGVEAFRALEGKIPEIRFWELGWNLSDRPIAYDFAINSGFEDATALRTYVEHPEHQAGVALWKEFASWVIADYAY is encoded by the coding sequence ATGATCCGCCATCTCGTCCTCTTCAAGCTCGACGAGGGCGTCGAGCGCGACGACCCGCGCGTGGTGGCGGGAGTCGAGGCCTTCCGCGCCCTGGAGGGCAAGATCCCCGAGATCCGCTTCTGGGAGCTGGGCTGGAATCTCAGCGACCGGCCCATCGCCTACGACTTCGCCATCAACTCCGGCTTCGAGGACGCGACCGCGCTGCGGACGTACGTCGAGCACCCGGAGCACCAGGCGGGCGTGGCGCTGTGGAAGGAGTTCGCCAGCTGGGTGATCGCGGACTACGCGTACTGA
- a CDS encoding HhH-GPD-type base excision DNA repair protein produces MDVTLHLSQDPEADELLGRSPLAALVGMLLDQQVPMEWAFKGPRTIADRLGANDLDAHEIAAQEPEAFAALLSEKPAVHRYPGSMAKRIQQLCQYLVEHYDGRAELVWKGVADGRELLRRLEELPGFGKQKAQIFLALLGKQLGVQPKGWREAAGAYGEPKSFRSVADITGPESLTKVRAHKQEMKAAAKAAKKS; encoded by the coding sequence ATGGACGTCACCCTTCACCTCTCCCAGGACCCCGAGGCCGACGAGCTCCTCGGCCGCTCCCCGCTCGCCGCGCTGGTCGGGATGCTGCTGGACCAGCAGGTCCCGATGGAGTGGGCGTTCAAGGGCCCCCGCACCATCGCGGACCGCCTCGGCGCGAACGACCTCGACGCCCACGAGATCGCCGCACAGGAACCGGAGGCCTTCGCCGCGCTGCTCTCCGAGAAGCCGGCCGTGCACCGCTACCCCGGCTCGATGGCCAAGCGGATCCAGCAGTTGTGCCAGTACCTGGTCGAGCACTACGACGGTCGGGCCGAGCTGGTCTGGAAGGGCGTGGCCGACGGCCGCGAACTGCTGCGCCGGCTGGAGGAGCTGCCGGGGTTCGGGAAGCAGAAGGCACAGATCTTCCTGGCGTTGCTGGGCAAGCAGCTCGGCGTTCAGCCGAAGGGCTGGCGCGAGGCCGCGGGCGCGTACGGCGAGCCGAAGTCCTTCCGGTCCGTCGCCGACATCACCGGCCCCGAGTCACTGACCAAGGTCCGCGCGCACAAGCAGGAGATGAAGGCGGCGGCGAAGGCGGCCAAGAAGTCCTAG
- the upp gene encoding uracil phosphoribosyltransferase: protein MRLHVVDHPLVAHKLTALRDQRTDSATFRRLADELVTLLAYEATRDVRTEAVDIRTPVAPTTGVKLSYPRPLVVPILRAGLGMLDGMVRLLPTAEVGFLGMIRNEETLQATTYAARMPEDLSGRQVYVLDPMLATGGTLVAAIRELIKRGADDVTAVVLLAAPEGVEIMERELAGTPVTVVTAAVDDHLNEHGYIVPGLGDAGDRLYGAAE, encoded by the coding sequence ATGCGTCTCCACGTCGTCGACCATCCGCTGGTCGCACACAAACTCACCGCGCTGCGCGACCAGCGCACCGACTCCGCGACCTTCCGTCGTCTCGCCGACGAGCTGGTCACCCTGCTCGCCTACGAGGCCACGCGCGACGTGCGCACCGAGGCGGTCGACATCCGCACGCCGGTCGCCCCCACGACCGGTGTGAAGCTGTCGTATCCGCGCCCGCTGGTGGTGCCGATCCTCCGTGCCGGGCTCGGCATGCTGGACGGCATGGTCCGGCTGCTGCCGACCGCCGAGGTGGGTTTCCTCGGCATGATCCGCAACGAGGAGACGCTGCAGGCCACCACGTACGCCGCGCGCATGCCGGAGGACCTCTCCGGGCGGCAGGTGTACGTCCTCGACCCGATGCTCGCGACCGGTGGCACCCTGGTCGCCGCGATCCGTGAGCTGATCAAGCGGGGCGCGGACGATGTGACGGCGGTGGTCCTGCTGGCCGCCCCGGAGGGCGTGGAGATCATGGAGCGCGAGCTGGCGGGCACTCCGGTCACGGTGGTCACGGCCGCGGTCGACGACCACCTCAACGAGCACGGCTACATCGTCCCGGGCCTCGGCGACGCGGGAGACCGCCTGTACGGCGCGGCCGAGTAG
- a CDS encoding helicase HerA-like domain-containing protein: protein MSERKTPPEGVTGAAAGTADRSMPEAQSGSSAQPREALKIASGYAFTGSALDLGALMWGRRLSAGRAGQDPAAVAQPAGDVPGISEPGVRNEKVQARAAEVHQTWAATGCPAEFHALGGIGHGTPVRATVTSFGPVLLSKVLQRQGRRGSTARRRR from the coding sequence ATGAGTGAGCGAAAGACCCCTCCGGAGGGCGTCACGGGGGCCGCCGCGGGAACCGCCGACCGGTCCATGCCGGAGGCACAGTCCGGCTCCTCCGCCCAGCCCCGGGAGGCCCTGAAGATCGCCTCCGGCTACGCCTTCACCGGGTCCGCCCTCGATCTGGGCGCGCTCATGTGGGGACGGCGTCTGTCTGCCGGACGCGCAGGTCAGGATCCCGCTGCCGTTGCTCAACCGGCGGGCGATGTCCCGGGGATCTCCGAACCGGGTGTGCGCAACGAGAAGGTGCAGGCCAGGGCCGCGGAAGTGCATCAGACGTGGGCCGCCACCGGGTGTCCCGCCGAGTTCCACGCCCTCGGCGGCATCGGTCACGGCACTCCCGTGCGGGCCACCGTCACCAGTTTCGGGCCGGTGCTGCTGTCCAAGGTGCTCCAGCGTCAGGGCCGTCGTGGCAGTACGGCCCGGAGGAGGCGGTAG
- a CDS encoding MarR family transcriptional regulator, whose amino-acid sequence MAEQTRYEELIRQFSAFGAVKREIGRMMPSECPSGSAAVLTLLGRYGDMRMSRLSELLAVDMSVTSRHVAHVAERGWIERSPDPADKRSRILRLTPAGQALLDQLSRRTCQLLAERLSDWSDDEVAQLTALMARLRASFDDTRAHGPEPRPPVPPVLEQITRTPATTQ is encoded by the coding sequence ATGGCCGAGCAGACGCGCTACGAGGAGCTGATCCGTCAGTTCAGCGCCTTCGGCGCCGTGAAGAGGGAGATCGGACGGATGATGCCGTCCGAGTGCCCTTCCGGTTCCGCCGCCGTGCTGACCCTGCTCGGGCGCTACGGAGACATGCGCATGAGCAGGCTCTCCGAGCTGCTCGCCGTGGACATGTCCGTGACCAGCCGGCATGTGGCGCACGTCGCCGAGCGCGGCTGGATCGAACGCTCCCCCGACCCGGCGGACAAGCGCTCACGCATCCTGCGGCTGACCCCGGCCGGCCAGGCGCTCCTGGACCAGCTGTCCCGTCGGACCTGCCAGCTGCTCGCCGAACGGCTGAGCGACTGGAGCGACGACGAGGTGGCCCAGTTGACCGCGCTGATGGCCCGCCTCCGGGCGAGCTTCGACGACACCCGCGCGCACGGCCCCGAACCGCGGCCGCCCGTACCCCCCGTACTCGAACAGATCACCCGTACACCCGCGACCACCCAGTAA
- a CDS encoding siderophore-interacting protein, with product MGQGHGWEGAVLRLLRAKDFTFTVTGAEDVTGAYRRVHLTDGGMLAVTGVHPTMWVRLWFAAAGKPHQRAYTLVDPDPAAGTFSLEFALHDGVASDWARTAKPGDTVEATVHGTGFERPDPEPTHVFAIGDPASLPALNSLLGALDSSPATVWFEGGDDGLPFRTDPSRHEVRRVLRLDSGAHLVAQVKADLPGLLKSHPDAYVWIACDTATTRALSSYVRKDLGVAKDRVNALGYWREQSAGSR from the coding sequence ATGGGGCAGGGGCACGGCTGGGAGGGAGCGGTCCTGAGGCTGCTGCGCGCGAAGGACTTCACGTTCACCGTGACCGGCGCCGAGGACGTCACCGGCGCGTACCGGCGGGTGCACCTCACCGACGGCGGGATGCTTGCCGTCACCGGCGTCCACCCGACGATGTGGGTGCGCCTGTGGTTCGCCGCGGCGGGCAAACCGCACCAGCGCGCCTACACCCTGGTGGACCCGGACCCCGCGGCAGGCACCTTCAGCCTGGAGTTCGCGCTGCACGACGGCGTGGCCAGCGACTGGGCCCGGACGGCGAAGCCCGGCGACACCGTCGAGGCCACCGTCCACGGAACCGGCTTCGAGCGCCCCGACCCCGAGCCCACCCATGTCTTCGCCATCGGCGACCCGGCCTCCCTGCCCGCCCTCAACTCCCTCCTCGGCGCCCTGGACTCCTCCCCCGCGACCGTCTGGTTCGAGGGCGGCGACGACGGCCTCCCCTTCCGCACCGACCCGTCCCGCCACGAGGTCCGCCGGGTCCTCCGCCTCGACTCCGGCGCGCATCTGGTCGCCCAGGTGAAGGCGGACCTGCCCGGTCTGCTGAAGAGCCACCCGGACGCGTATGTGTGGATCGCCTGCGACACGGCGACGACCAGGGCGCTGTCGTCGTACGTCCGCAAGGATCTCGGTGTCGCCAAAGATCGGGTGAACGCGCTCGGCTACTGGAGGGAGCAGTCCGCCGGCTCCCGGTAG